A stretch of Eleutherodactylus coqui strain aEleCoq1 chromosome 9, aEleCoq1.hap1, whole genome shotgun sequence DNA encodes these proteins:
- the GRINA gene encoding protein lifeguard 1 isoform X2, protein MSHEKSFLVTGDPYSNPPYPVAPGPIPAPGYGQPPYPPNAPYPTEVPYPNAVPYPNAVPYPTHPPMGQPPYPPAYNPGPYPGGPYPAQPYQHPPYGQGGYASEQSDFGSPIHSTTYHEEGPPSYCDNQDFPISHWDDKNIRRAFIRKVFLVLTAQLLVTFAFVAVFTFVKEVQLYVRRNAWTYYLSYAIFFVSLITLSCCGDFRRRHPWNLVALSILTLSLSYMVGMIASFYETDAVIMALGITTAVCFTVVLFSLQTKYDFTSCVGVLMVSLVVLIVFSILCIFIRNKILQIVYASLGALLFTCFLAVDTQMILGNKQLSLSPEEYVFAALNLYTDIINIFLYILAIIGKAKE, encoded by the exons ATGTCGCATGAGAAGAGCTTCCTGGTGACTGGGGACCCCTACTCTAATCCCCCTTATCCTGTAGCCCCAGGCCCAATCCCAGCCCCAGGATATGGACAGCCTCCATATCCCCCTAATGCCCCCTATCCTACTGAGGTGCCATACCCTAATGCTGTTCCGTACCCTAATGCTGTTCCTTACCCAACTCACCCACCTATGGGGCAGCCTCCGTATCCTCCTGCTTATAACCCGGGGCCCTATCCAGGAGGTCCATATCCTGCCCAGCCCTATCAGCATCCCCCATATGGACAGGGTGGTTACGCCTCTGAGCAGAGCG ATTTTGGCTCCCCCATACACAGCACCACATATCATGAGGAAGGACCCCCGTCCTACTGTGATAACCAGGATTTTCCCATCAGCCACTGGGATGATAAGAATATACGGCGAGCGTTTATCCGTAAG GTATTCCTCGTTCTCACAGCTCAGCTTCTTGTCACCTTCGCTTTTGTCGCAGTTTTCACCTTTGTGAAGGAAGTCCAGCTTTATGTCAGGAGGAACGCATGGACTTATTACCTCTCGTATGCCATCTTCTTCGTCTCTCTCATTACTCTCAGCTGCTGTGGAGATTTCCGCCGTCGCCACCCATGGAACCTCGTGGCCCTG TCCATCCTGACGCTCAGCCTCTCCTACATGGTCGGGATGATTGCCAGCTTCTATGAGACGGACGCCGTGATAATGGCGCTAGGGATTACGACTGCTGTCTGCTTCACTGTGGTCCTATTCTCCCTGCAG ACAAAATATGACTTCACTTCCTGCGTGGGGGTCCTGATGGTCAGCCTTGTGGTCCTCATCGTCTTCTCCATACTCTGCATCTTCATCCGCAACAAGATTCTGCAAATCGTCTACGCCTCACTGGGCGCGCTGCTCTTCACATGT TTCCTGGCGGTGGACACGCAGATGATTCTAGGGAACAAGCAGTTGTCTCTCAGCCCTGAAGAATATGTGTTTGCTGCCCTCAACCTGTATACAGATATTATTAACATCTTCCTCTACATCTTGGCTATAATCGGCAAGGCCAAGGAGTGA
- the GRINA gene encoding protein lifeguard 1 isoform X1 has protein sequence MSHEKSFLVTGDPYSNPPYPVAPGPIPAPGYGQPPYPPNAPYPTEVPYPNAVPYPNAVPYPTHPPMGQPPYPPAYNPGPYPGGPYPAQPYQHPPYGQGGYASEQSVDFGSPIHSTTYHEEGPPSYCDNQDFPISHWDDKNIRRAFIRKVFLVLTAQLLVTFAFVAVFTFVKEVQLYVRRNAWTYYLSYAIFFVSLITLSCCGDFRRRHPWNLVALSILTLSLSYMVGMIASFYETDAVIMALGITTAVCFTVVLFSLQTKYDFTSCVGVLMVSLVVLIVFSILCIFIRNKILQIVYASLGALLFTCFLAVDTQMILGNKQLSLSPEEYVFAALNLYTDIINIFLYILAIIGKAKE, from the exons ATGTCGCATGAGAAGAGCTTCCTGGTGACTGGGGACCCCTACTCTAATCCCCCTTATCCTGTAGCCCCAGGCCCAATCCCAGCCCCAGGATATGGACAGCCTCCATATCCCCCTAATGCCCCCTATCCTACTGAGGTGCCATACCCTAATGCTGTTCCGTACCCTAATGCTGTTCCTTACCCAACTCACCCACCTATGGGGCAGCCTCCGTATCCTCCTGCTTATAACCCGGGGCCCTATCCAGGAGGTCCATATCCTGCCCAGCCCTATCAGCATCCCCCATATGGACAGGGTGGTTACGCCTCTGAGCAGAGCG TAGATTTTGGCTCCCCCATACACAGCACCACATATCATGAGGAAGGACCCCCGTCCTACTGTGATAACCAGGATTTTCCCATCAGCCACTGGGATGATAAGAATATACGGCGAGCGTTTATCCGTAAG GTATTCCTCGTTCTCACAGCTCAGCTTCTTGTCACCTTCGCTTTTGTCGCAGTTTTCACCTTTGTGAAGGAAGTCCAGCTTTATGTCAGGAGGAACGCATGGACTTATTACCTCTCGTATGCCATCTTCTTCGTCTCTCTCATTACTCTCAGCTGCTGTGGAGATTTCCGCCGTCGCCACCCATGGAACCTCGTGGCCCTG TCCATCCTGACGCTCAGCCTCTCCTACATGGTCGGGATGATTGCCAGCTTCTATGAGACGGACGCCGTGATAATGGCGCTAGGGATTACGACTGCTGTCTGCTTCACTGTGGTCCTATTCTCCCTGCAG ACAAAATATGACTTCACTTCCTGCGTGGGGGTCCTGATGGTCAGCCTTGTGGTCCTCATCGTCTTCTCCATACTCTGCATCTTCATCCGCAACAAGATTCTGCAAATCGTCTACGCCTCACTGGGCGCGCTGCTCTTCACATGT TTCCTGGCGGTGGACACGCAGATGATTCTAGGGAACAAGCAGTTGTCTCTCAGCCCTGAAGAATATGTGTTTGCTGCCCTCAACCTGTATACAGATATTATTAACATCTTCCTCTACATCTTGGCTATAATCGGCAAGGCCAAGGAGTGA